The genome window CAAGAGCGGCGGCTATCCGAAGAAAAAGGCGGTTTTCGGAAGGGTAATTGAATATCTGCTGTGGGTATATGTATGGTTTTATGCAGCTTGGGGACTGAACTATTCGCAGCCTGTTATCTATTATAGAGTTGGCATGCAGCCTGCTGAGGTTTCGGAAGAGAAGTTCCGGAAATTTGCCTACCAGTATGCTGACAGCCTCAACCTTTTGAGTGAAGAACGGAGAGGGAAGAGGGAAGAATTCAATTGTATTGTGGATGATAAACTGAAGAATCGGGTGCGGGATGCGGTTCTGAAGGAATATAACAAGATAGGCTATCGGGAGGGCATCAATCCGCCTTTCAACCAGCATCCGCATGCCAAGACGATGGTGTTTACACCCATCAGTTCGATGTCGGGGGTAACCGGCAGCATGGGACCGTTCTTCTGCGAATTTACGCTGAACGGCGATATTCTTGCACACGATTATCCGGCTACCTATGCCCATGAGTTTGCTCATTTTCTGGGCATTGCTAACGAAGGAGAGGCGAATTTCTACAGTTATCTCGTCTGTACGGCATCACAGGATAAGGCGGTGAAATTCAGCGGATATTACCACATTCTGCCCCATGTATTATATAATGTATTCGACATCCTCGGCGAAAAGGAAGGTGAGAAATATCTGAAATATATCCGTCCTGAGATAATCAGGCTGCTGAAAAGCGACCGCCAATACTGGCAGGGCAAAAGATGCAAGGCACTGGATGCCGCCCAGGATTTCTTCTTCGAACTCTATCTGAGAGGCAACCATGTAGAAGGCGGCAGAAAGAGCTACGCCGGCGTCATCGGTCTGATTCTGGCTTGGGAGAACAAGCAGGAAAAATCTCTTATGAAAAGATGACAGAAATAATTACATGAGAAAGAAAAGACGATTGGCGCACGCTCTTGCACCAATCGTCGTTCGCATATATTTGAATATAGAAAGTAATCTTTTTTTCCTTGTATAAGAGGACTAATATATTATTACGCTAAACATTTCTGCCGTTTTTTACTTCTGCTGTGCAGGTCCATGCATTCTTCTCGGACCTGGTCTTCCATTCTTACCCATTCCCTTGCGAGGGCCTCTCTGGGCAAAGCGCTTCATCATTTGTCGCTCCAGTTCGTAAACACGCTGAATCTGCTGCTGGCTCAGGAACTGAGAATACTTCTTGTAGTATTTCTGACGGATGTTGAGAATCTTCTCGCTCATCTCGAAACGCTGCTTGATTTCCTGTTCGGTCTGAGCATCCGTTTTCATTTCGCCCTTCTTGTGATGAGGGCGAGGACCTAAAGCCCATACCTCTTTCTGATAATCAGTATAGGTCTCGATAAACTTAGC of Segatella copri contains these proteins:
- a CDS encoding DUF3810 domain-containing protein, whose product is MKILHTLRLDRMKWRHWVLLLLLILVTLTKMIPLWGVIYTYHVYPVIGTLLSPISGIFPFAVGDIFIALSIAWVILYPIYEMGLRKKLARRFIFLAAKSGGYPKKKAVFGRVIEYLLWVYVWFYAAWGLNYSQPVIYYRVGMQPAEVSEEKFRKFAYQYADSLNLLSEERRGKREEFNCIVDDKLKNRVRDAVLKEYNKIGYREGINPPFNQHPHAKTMVFTPISSMSGVTGSMGPFFCEFTLNGDILAHDYPATYAHEFAHFLGIANEGEANFYSYLVCTASQDKAVKFSGYYHILPHVLYNVFDILGEKEGEKYLKYIRPEIIRLLKSDRQYWQGKRCKALDAAQDFFFELYLRGNHVEGGRKSYAGVIGLILAWENKQEKSLMKR